In Halorussus limi, a genomic segment contains:
- a CDS encoding ABC transporter substrate-binding protein has product MTSNDTSVSRRNLLKAAGGAAASASVAGYVDTGSAEDAQQQGGGTLTYARGNDSGTLDPQNTTSGEDVKVTNQIYDRLIEFKPGESSLVAGLATEWNLQGQKATVTMREGVTFHNGNECTVDDFIATYRRFTDSNYEYYPGDEYVSSYGPFTLGNWISGIQKNGDYEMTIQLEQRYAPFLRNLAMFASSVLSEQAIQERGTDLSTNPMGTGPFVFENWDQGNQRIRLSANQNYWGEGPNVSEVVFTAIGRNTTRAQTLVSGGADIIDGLGAQSAQIVDQSQNAELLEKQGINIGYLAFNMARVEAFRDKRVRQAISYAINTEAIVNTIFRGIAVPASQPIPSNVFGYNEELDPYPHDPQRAQQLLNEAGYGDGFTFELATFQNPRAYNPSPIQAAQTVKSNLNEVGITVNINQQPFNPFLNYTSSGKHDACFLGWMTDNADPDNFYYALLHPGVSQDKVPNGQDWVSWDTEGFNTLDVAAWANTEFMDLTERAQKTYNQQERANLYKQAAQIAHDEAPWVFIDHAKELRGVGTNVQNFVVAPIGGPFLKQVSLSN; this is encoded by the coding sequence ATGACTTCAAACGACACATCCGTTTCGAGGCGGAACTTGTTGAAGGCGGCCGGTGGGGCGGCGGCGTCGGCCTCGGTCGCGGGCTACGTCGACACCGGGAGCGCCGAGGACGCACAGCAACAGGGTGGTGGGACGCTCACGTACGCGCGCGGGAACGACTCGGGGACGCTCGACCCGCAGAACACGACCAGCGGCGAGGACGTGAAGGTCACGAACCAGATTTACGACCGACTCATCGAGTTCAAACCCGGCGAGTCCTCGCTGGTCGCGGGACTGGCGACCGAGTGGAACCTCCAAGGCCAGAAGGCCACCGTCACCATGCGGGAGGGCGTCACGTTCCACAACGGCAACGAGTGTACCGTCGACGACTTCATCGCCACCTATCGGCGGTTCACCGACTCTAACTACGAGTACTATCCGGGCGACGAGTACGTCTCGTCGTACGGGCCGTTCACGCTCGGCAACTGGATTAGCGGCATCCAGAAGAACGGCGATTACGAGATGACCATCCAGTTGGAGCAGCGATACGCGCCGTTTCTCCGGAACCTCGCGATGTTCGCCTCCAGCGTGCTGTCCGAGCAGGCAATACAGGAGCGGGGAACTGACCTCAGCACGAACCCGATGGGAACCGGTCCGTTCGTGTTCGAGAACTGGGACCAGGGCAACCAGCGCATCCGACTCTCGGCCAACCAGAACTACTGGGGGGAGGGACCGAACGTGAGCGAAGTCGTGTTCACCGCCATCGGGAGGAACACCACCCGCGCTCAGACGCTGGTGTCGGGCGGCGCGGACATCATCGACGGTCTCGGCGCGCAGTCGGCCCAAATCGTCGACCAATCACAGAACGCCGAGTTGCTGGAGAAACAGGGCATCAACATCGGCTATCTGGCGTTCAACATGGCGCGGGTCGAGGCGTTCCGGGACAAGCGGGTCCGACAGGCCATCAGCTACGCCATCAACACCGAGGCCATCGTCAACACCATCTTCCGGGGCATCGCGGTGCCGGCGAGTCAGCCTATCCCGTCGAACGTCTTCGGCTACAACGAGGAGTTGGACCCCTACCCGCACGACCCGCAGCGGGCCCAGCAGTTGCTGAACGAGGCGGGGTACGGCGACGGTTTCACGTTCGAGTTGGCGACGTTCCAGAACCCGCGGGCGTACAACCCGTCGCCGATTCAGGCGGCCCAGACCGTCAAGTCGAACCTCAACGAAGTCGGCATCACGGTCAACATCAACCAACAGCCGTTCAACCCCTTCCTGAACTACACCAGTTCCGGGAAGCACGACGCCTGTTTCCTCGGGTGGATGACCGACAACGCCGACCCGGACAACTTCTACTACGCGCTGTTGCACCCCGGCGTCTCGCAGGACAAAGTGCCGAACGGACAGGACTGGGTCAGTTGGGACACCGAGGGGTTCAACACGCTCGACGTAGCGGCGTGGGCGAACACCGAGTTCATGGACCTCACCGAACGGGCCCAGAAGACGTACAACCAGCAGGAGCGGGCCAACCTGTACAAGCAGGCGGCCCAGATAGCCCACGACGAGGCCCCGTGGGTGTTCATCGACCACGCGAAGGAACTCCGAGGCGTCGGCACGAACGTCCAGAACTTCGTGGTCGCGCCCATCGGCGGGCCGTTCCTCAAGCAGGTCAGCCTGTCGAACTGA
- a CDS encoding ABC transporter permease: protein MSTETQREDVGKRGVVERLRASPFLSELLSNRLAVAGLTIIFAMVAIALYARLFIDLASVTQSQIGTNPNLAPPSWLSKKTAIVGEYGAFAYPFGTDIQSRDIFRRVLYGAWLAMKYGTITVGASTVLGVGLGILAAYYGDITDNVIMRTMDVLLAFPSLLLALALVAIFGAGLWKVVIALTLVYTPRFARVVRGAALKVLEDEYIEATEALGARDARVIVRHIMPNCLAPITVQSTLNFGLAIIDIAALSFLGFGAEAGTPSWGLMLSNGVNQGLLTGDWWWSFFPGLFLAITVLGFNLLGDGMRDALDPRMRETVD from the coding sequence ATGAGCACGGAAACCCAACGCGAGGACGTGGGCAAGCGCGGCGTCGTCGAGCGACTCCGCGCGTCCCCGTTCCTCTCCGAACTGCTGTCGAACCGCCTCGCCGTCGCGGGTCTCACCATCATCTTCGCGATGGTGGCCATCGCGCTCTACGCGCGACTCTTCATCGACCTCGCGTCGGTAACCCAGAGCCAAATCGGGACCAACCCCAACCTCGCGCCGCCGAGTTGGCTGAGCAAGAAGACCGCCATCGTCGGCGAGTACGGCGCGTTCGCGTACCCGTTCGGCACCGACATCCAGTCGCGCGACATCTTCCGTCGCGTGCTGTACGGCGCGTGGCTTGCGATGAAGTACGGCACCATCACGGTCGGGGCCTCGACGGTGCTGGGCGTCGGTCTCGGCATCCTCGCGGCCTACTACGGCGACATTACCGACAACGTCATCATGCGGACGATGGACGTGCTGCTCGCGTTCCCGAGTCTCCTGCTCGCGCTGGCGCTGGTCGCCATCTTCGGCGCGGGCCTCTGGAAGGTGGTCATCGCCCTGACGCTGGTGTACACTCCGCGGTTCGCCCGCGTCGTCCGCGGCGCCGCCCTGAAGGTGCTGGAAGACGAGTACATCGAGGCGACGGAGGCGCTCGGGGCGAGAGATGCTCGGGTCATCGTCCGCCACATCATGCCCAACTGCCTCGCGCCCATCACGGTCCAGTCCACGCTCAACTTCGGACTCGCCATCATCGACATCGCGGCGCTGTCGTTCCTCGGGTTCGGCGCCGAGGCCGGGACGCCGTCGTGGGGACTGATGCTGTCGAACGGCGTGAATCAGGGACTGCTGACCGGCGACTGGTGGTGGTCGTTCTTCCCCGGTCTGTTCCTCGCCATCACCGTCCTCGGGTTCAACCTGCTCGGCGACGGGATGCGCGACGCGCTCGACCCACGGATGCGCGAGACCGTGGACTGA
- a CDS encoding helix-turn-helix domain-containing protein — MEGEGSAHVLSGEGEDGGPTTENPVSESGLDRIFTALSDPRRRVVVQYFLNTSDDVATVTDLARYVSDRVEDGFESVVVALHHKDVSKLAEAGIVEYDLRTETVEYVGPPFVAELLDRAERDRGRGPTTAGPGALDHLSDALATDDPAEKDYRIRQALQYVHFESHE, encoded by the coding sequence ATGGAAGGAGAAGGTTCCGCCCACGTACTGAGCGGTGAGGGGGAGGACGGAGGACCGACGACGGAGAACCCGGTGAGCGAGTCGGGACTCGACCGCATCTTCACCGCGCTGTCCGACCCCCGACGCAGGGTCGTCGTGCAGTACTTTCTGAACACCTCCGACGACGTCGCGACGGTCACTGACCTCGCTCGCTACGTGAGCGACAGGGTCGAGGACGGCTTCGAGTCGGTCGTGGTCGCCCTCCACCACAAGGACGTGTCGAAACTGGCCGAGGCGGGCATCGTCGAGTACGACCTGCGAACCGAGACCGTCGAGTACGTCGGTCCGCCGTTCGTCGCGGAACTGCTCGACCGGGCGGAGAGAGACCGCGGTCGGGGTCCGACGACCGCCGGTCCCGGCGCGCTCGACCACCTCTCGGACGCGCTCGCGACCGACGACCCCGCAGAGAAGGACTACCGCATCCGGCAGGCGCTCCAGTACGTCCACTTCGAGAGCCACGAGTAG
- a CDS encoding ABC transporter substrate-binding protein, which translates to MATDDSLKRRSFLKAAGGATAAATLAGCTGNTGDGNGTTTDTTETTEESGSSGTTLTYARGADSKSLDFQNTKSGEDAKVTNQIYDSLIEFKPGKTSLKAGLATDWSVDGKSVSLTLRKGVTFHNGDKFTAEDFVATYRRFVDKEYEHYPGQDYVSSYGPYALGGWIDSVEKTGKHAVDITLKQPYAPILKNLAMFCSKVHSLKAIKEHGTDLASKPVGTGPFEFDNWDTSNQRIRLKKNDDYWGDQKAQVDEVVFTAVTSNTSRAQTLLSGGADIVDGLGAQSSKLIDNSDKADLASIPGINVGYMAFNMWRKEAFRKKKVRQAISYAINTEDLVNTIFKGIASQASQPIPESVMGYNPNLDPYGHKPEKAKKLLEEAGETGLEFELAIMKNPRPYIPSPRQAATLVQSNLEEIGVTVNITTKPWKSFLSYTDSFKHDACFLGWMTDNGDPDNFYYALLHPQIDRSEVPDGQDWVNPNDFDNFSTLDTAAWANTEFMKLTEEAQQTYETSKRKSKYQKAGKIFHEEQPWVALDHAKTMRGLRKEVEGFTIAPIGGPFLNRVSLKQ; encoded by the coding sequence ATGGCGACAGATGACAGTCTCAAGCGGCGTAGTTTCCTGAAGGCGGCAGGCGGTGCGACGGCGGCGGCGACCCTCGCCGGGTGTACCGGCAACACCGGTGACGGTAACGGCACCACCACCGACACGACCGAGACGACCGAGGAGTCCGGTAGTTCGGGTACGACCCTCACCTACGCGCGGGGCGCCGACTCCAAGTCGCTCGACTTCCAGAACACCAAGAGCGGCGAGGACGCCAAGGTCACGAACCAGATTTACGACAGTCTCATCGAGTTCAAGCCGGGTAAGACCTCGCTCAAGGCCGGACTGGCGACCGACTGGAGCGTCGACGGCAAGTCGGTCAGTCTCACGCTCCGGAAGGGAGTCACGTTCCACAACGGCGACAAGTTCACCGCCGAGGACTTCGTGGCGACCTATCGTCGCTTCGTCGACAAGGAGTACGAACACTACCCCGGACAGGACTACGTCTCGTCGTACGGTCCCTACGCGCTCGGTGGCTGGATCGACAGCGTCGAGAAGACGGGCAAGCACGCGGTGGACATCACCCTCAAACAGCCGTACGCCCCGATTCTGAAGAATCTCGCGATGTTCTGCTCGAAGGTCCACTCGCTGAAGGCCATCAAGGAACACGGGACGGACCTCGCCAGTAAACCGGTCGGGACCGGTCCGTTCGAGTTCGACAACTGGGACACGAGCAACCAGCGCATCCGCCTCAAGAAGAACGACGACTACTGGGGCGACCAGAAGGCGCAGGTCGACGAAGTCGTGTTCACGGCGGTCACTTCGAACACCTCTCGTGCCCAGACGCTGCTCTCGGGCGGCGCGGACATCGTCGACGGTCTCGGCGCCCAGTCCTCGAAGCTCATCGACAACTCGGACAAGGCCGACCTCGCCTCCATTCCCGGCATCAACGTCGGCTACATGGCGTTCAACATGTGGCGAAAGGAGGCGTTCCGCAAGAAGAAGGTCCGGCAGGCCATCAGCTACGCCATCAACACCGAGGACCTCGTCAACACCATCTTCAAGGGCATCGCGTCGCAGGCCAGCCAACCCATCCCCGAGAGCGTGATGGGGTACAACCCCAACCTCGACCCGTACGGCCACAAGCCGGAGAAGGCCAAGAAGCTACTCGAAGAGGCGGGCGAGACCGGCCTCGAATTCGAACTCGCCATCATGAAGAACCCGCGGCCGTACATCCCGTCGCCGCGGCAGGCGGCCACGCTCGTCCAGTCGAACCTCGAGGAGATCGGCGTCACGGTCAACATCACGACGAAGCCGTGGAAGTCGTTCCTCTCGTACACCGACTCCTTCAAGCACGACGCCTGTTTCCTCGGATGGATGACCGACAACGGCGACCCGGACAACTTCTACTACGCGCTCCTTCACCCCCAGATCGACCGGAGCGAAGTCCCCGACGGACAGGACTGGGTCAACCCGAACGACTTCGACAACTTCAGCACGCTCGACACCGCCGCGTGGGCGAACACCGAGTTCATGAAGCTGACCGAAGAAGCCCAGCAGACCTACGAGACGAGCAAGCGCAAGTCCAAGTACCAGAAGGCCGGGAAAATCTTCCACGAGGAACAGCCGTGGGTCGCGCTCGACCACGCCAAGACGATGCGCGGCCTCCGCAAGGAAGTCGAGGGCTTCACCATCGCGCCCATCGGCGGCCCGTTCCTCAACCGAGTCTCGCTGAAGCAGTAG
- a CDS encoding ABC transporter permease, protein MISKRFVIKRLLLLVPVLFGVATFVFAILHLAPGDPARVIAGQRASEQFVQQVRAELGLNDPIWVQYGRFLVDAVQLDFGNSYQIQKGTPVKQILRYKLPVTLEMALFGQFLGILFGIPIGLLGAIKQDALSDHVTRIGALSGISVPIYWSGPLLILLFAQILNWFPASGRVASEFDINPITGIITLDTLVRGNFAAFQSAAMHLFLPSVVIGIYSMALISRMMRSSMLEVIRQDYMRTARAKGQGSKITVMKHGFQNALIPVVTVIGIQFGTLLGGAVLTETIFGIAGIGTLLVSAIQVGDYPVVQGTVLMFAFLFTLVNLLVDVTYSYLDPRIEQ, encoded by the coding sequence ATGATTTCCAAGCGGTTCGTTATCAAACGACTCCTGCTGCTGGTCCCGGTGTTGTTCGGGGTGGCGACGTTCGTGTTCGCCATCCTGCACCTCGCTCCGGGCGACCCCGCGAGAGTCATCGCGGGCCAGCGGGCGTCCGAGCAGTTCGTCCAGCAGGTCCGTGCGGAACTCGGACTCAACGACCCCATCTGGGTACAGTACGGCCGGTTCCTGGTCGACGCGGTCCAGTTGGACTTCGGCAACTCCTACCAGATTCAGAAGGGCACGCCGGTCAAGCAGATTCTGCGGTACAAGCTCCCGGTCACGCTGGAGATGGCGCTGTTCGGCCAGTTTCTCGGCATCTTGTTCGGTATCCCCATCGGTCTGCTCGGGGCGATAAAACAGGACGCTCTGAGCGACCACGTGACGCGAATCGGCGCGCTGAGCGGAATCAGCGTCCCGATTTACTGGAGCGGTCCGCTCCTCATCCTGCTGTTCGCCCAGATTCTGAACTGGTTCCCCGCGAGCGGTCGCGTCGCCTCCGAGTTCGACATCAACCCCATCACGGGAATCATCACGCTCGACACGCTCGTCCGCGGGAACTTCGCGGCGTTCCAGTCGGCCGCGATGCACCTGTTCCTGCCCTCGGTCGTCATCGGCATCTACTCGATGGCGCTCATCTCCCGCATGATGCGGTCGTCGATGCTGGAGGTCATCCGGCAGGACTACATGCGGACCGCCCGCGCGAAGGGCCAAGGCTCGAAGATCACGGTTATGAAACACGGCTTCCAGAACGCGCTCATCCCGGTGGTGACCGTCATCGGCATCCAGTTCGGCACTCTGCTGGGCGGCGCGGTCCTGACCGAGACCATCTTCGGCATCGCGGGCATCGGCACCCTGCTGGTGAGCGCGATTCAGGTCGGTGACTACCCGGTCGTGCAGGGTACCGTCCTGATGTTCGCGTTCCTGTTCACGCTGGTGAACCTGCTCGTGGACGTGACCTACTCCTACCTCGACCCGCGGATCGAACAATAA
- a CDS encoding DUF7268 family protein, producing MSSDVEPTLRERVRRLGRALALGAALAAVAVPVLVLSGESVGFASEKIFAVGALVFGFSILGWSGSVFAGRGIENFQRHLGGRSDWSEADSRQAMAVLGSVGLGGMVGTVLATWVVAGVT from the coding sequence ATGAGTTCGGACGTCGAACCGACGCTCCGCGAACGCGTCCGGCGCCTCGGACGCGCACTCGCGCTCGGCGCGGCGCTGGCGGCCGTCGCGGTACCCGTTCTCGTCCTCTCGGGCGAGTCGGTCGGGTTCGCCAGCGAGAAAATCTTCGCGGTCGGCGCGCTCGTGTTCGGGTTCTCGATTCTGGGCTGGTCGGGGTCGGTGTTCGCGGGACGTGGCATCGAGAACTTCCAGCGACACCTCGGCGGTCGGTCCGACTGGTCGGAGGCCGACTCCCGGCAGGCGATGGCGGTCCTCGGGAGCGTCGGTCTCGGCGGGATGGTCGGCACGGTGCTGGCGACGTGGGTCGTCGCGGGCGTGACGTGA
- a CDS encoding Hvo_1808 family surface protein, translating to MRTKIAIAVVLMLVVAGCSQAPGAGTTTDTTGAPTTQPGSDTQTVRQDAVVKPDDPESDVLGWEAGLWYNETVDVTPDDGLNETELNKTVARSMARVERIRQLEFDQQVPVEIMTREEFRSNQSNGATPADRRVFDNAKYESLFMINESADSIAVQNRNSGSSVGGYYSPSKDSIVVIADSGSTDAPKLPELTLAHELTHALQDQQFGLGGLNQSTRELHNAKDGLIEGSANYVQHRYSQRCKSTWNGTCLTPSSSSGSGGGIANMGAYLIKFQPYSDGPAFVRGVKKKGGWEAVNDLYNNTPESTEQIIHPEKYGTDSPAEFSIENRTSGGWERVTLENRPSYGSVGEAGIFSMFMYPFYDSNQQTQIIPARDFFNRKKGSSQLRAVDPLNYNSTYSAGWDGDKLAVFTNDRAKANETGYVWKSVWDSEQDASEFLTGYRKVLKYNGAKKVDGRANTWRIPDGNGFSDAFYVKRTGDTVVVVNAPSVSELSNVRKGAAPAA from the coding sequence ATGCGTACGAAAATCGCAATCGCGGTTGTTCTCATGCTCGTGGTCGCGGGCTGCTCGCAGGCCCCCGGCGCGGGGACGACGACAGATACGACGGGGGCACCGACGACCCAGCCCGGTTCCGACACGCAGACCGTTCGACAGGACGCGGTCGTCAAGCCGGACGACCCCGAGTCCGACGTTCTCGGGTGGGAGGCGGGGCTCTGGTACAACGAAACCGTCGACGTGACCCCCGACGACGGGTTGAACGAGACCGAACTCAATAAGACGGTCGCCCGCTCGATGGCTCGCGTCGAACGCATCCGTCAACTCGAGTTCGACCAACAGGTTCCCGTCGAAATCATGACTCGCGAGGAGTTCCGCTCGAATCAATCCAACGGGGCGACCCCCGCGGACCGTCGGGTGTTCGACAACGCGAAGTACGAATCGCTGTTCATGATAAACGAGTCGGCCGACTCCATCGCGGTCCAGAACCGCAACTCCGGGTCGTCCGTCGGTGGCTACTACAGTCCCTCGAAGGACTCCATCGTGGTCATCGCCGACAGTGGAAGCACCGACGCGCCGAAGCTTCCCGAACTGACGCTCGCTCACGAGTTGACCCACGCGCTACAGGACCAGCAGTTCGGTCTGGGCGGTCTGAACCAGTCTACCCGCGAACTCCACAACGCCAAAGACGGCCTCATCGAGGGGAGCGCGAACTACGTCCAGCACCGCTACTCCCAGCGCTGTAAGTCGACGTGGAACGGCACCTGTCTCACCCCGAGTTCCTCGTCGGGGTCGGGCGGCGGCATCGCCAACATGGGGGCGTACCTCATCAAGTTCCAGCCCTACAGCGACGGTCCGGCGTTCGTCCGGGGAGTCAAGAAGAAGGGCGGCTGGGAGGCGGTCAACGACCTCTACAATAACACGCCCGAGAGCACCGAGCAGATAATCCACCCCGAAAAGTACGGCACCGACTCGCCCGCCGAGTTCTCCATCGAGAACCGGACCAGCGGTGGCTGGGAGCGGGTGACGTTGGAGAACCGACCGAGTTACGGGAGCGTCGGCGAAGCGGGCATCTTCTCGATGTTCATGTACCCGTTCTACGACAGCAACCAGCAGACCCAGATAATCCCCGCACGGGACTTCTTCAACCGGAAGAAGGGGTCGAGCCAACTGCGCGCCGTCGACCCGTTGAACTACAACAGCACCTACTCTGCCGGATGGGACGGTGACAAACTCGCGGTCTTCACCAACGACCGCGCGAAGGCCAACGAGACCGGCTACGTCTGGAAGTCCGTCTGGGACTCCGAGCAGGACGCCTCGGAGTTCCTCACGGGCTACCGGAAGGTCCTGAAGTACAACGGCGCGAAGAAGGTCGACGGCCGCGCGAACACGTGGCGCATCCCCGACGGGAACGGGTTCTCCGACGCCTTCTACGTCAAGCGCACCGGCGACACCGTCGTCGTCGTGAACGCCCCGTCCGTCTCGGAACTCTCGAACGTCCGGAAGGGCGCGGCACCTGCGGCGTAA
- a CDS encoding lipoate--protein ligase family protein has protein sequence MRVLRGRAAGRDADREVVSAMLERAAETGEASVRAWRPHRQLAFGRRDARADDYEVAKRVADASGFTPVERSVGGRAVAYTGNTVAFAKVVPLEDMRVGMDERYEATTRAVQRALWRLGVPASRGEPEASFCPGDYSLRSGGKLVGIAQRVRKNAALVSGVVVVRDHEEIAAVLDPVYVALDLPFDRDSVGSIAAAGGASDPEKVARTVEELLVGDEETTVETLDDAADAGTAD, from the coding sequence ATGCGCGTACTCCGCGGCCGGGCGGCGGGTCGGGACGCCGACCGCGAGGTCGTCTCGGCGATGCTCGAACGGGCGGCCGAGACCGGCGAGGCGTCGGTCCGGGCGTGGCGACCCCACCGCCAACTCGCCTTCGGGCGGCGCGACGCCCGGGCCGACGACTACGAAGTGGCCAAGCGGGTCGCCGACGCCTCCGGGTTCACGCCGGTCGAGCGGTCGGTCGGCGGCCGGGCGGTCGCCTACACCGGCAACACCGTCGCGTTCGCCAAGGTGGTTCCGCTGGAGGACATGCGGGTCGGCATGGACGAGCGATACGAGGCGACGACGCGGGCGGTCCAGCGGGCCCTCTGGCGACTCGGCGTGCCCGCCTCCCGGGGCGAACCCGAGGCGAGTTTCTGCCCCGGCGACTACTCGCTCCGGAGCGGCGGGAAACTCGTCGGAATCGCCCAGCGCGTCCGGAAGAACGCCGCGCTGGTCTCTGGTGTCGTCGTGGTCCGCGACCACGAGGAAATCGCGGCGGTCCTCGACCCCGTCTACGTCGCGCTGGACCTGCCGTTCGACCGGGATTCGGTCGGGAGCATCGCGGCGGCCGGCGGGGCGAGCGACCCCGAGAAAGTCGCCCGGACCGTCGAGGAGTTGCTGGTTGGCGACGAGGAGACCACGGTCGAGACGCTCGACGACGCCGCGGACGCCGGAACCGCCGACTGA
- a CDS encoding cysteine hydrolase family protein encodes MSFDPDSTAVVVVDMQNGFCHPDGSLYAPASEDALADVSEVVAAARDAGASVVYTRDVHPPEQFEGNHYYDEFERWGEHVLEGSWEARLHDDLDVRETDHVVDKHTYDAFYRTDLEGYLDAHKIDDLLLCGTLANVCVLHTAGSAGLRDYRPVLVEDALGYIEEDHKEYAVDHSDFLFGEVTTKAEIEFES; translated from the coding sequence ATGAGCTTCGACCCCGATTCGACCGCGGTCGTCGTCGTGGACATGCAGAACGGATTCTGTCACCCTGACGGAAGCCTCTACGCGCCCGCCAGCGAGGACGCTCTCGCCGACGTGTCGGAGGTCGTCGCGGCCGCCCGAGATGCGGGCGCGTCGGTCGTCTACACCCGCGACGTGCACCCGCCCGAGCAGTTCGAGGGCAACCACTACTACGACGAGTTCGAGCGGTGGGGCGAACACGTCCTCGAAGGGTCGTGGGAGGCCCGACTCCACGACGACCTCGACGTGCGCGAGACCGACCACGTGGTGGACAAGCACACCTACGACGCGTTCTACCGGACCGACTTGGAGGGGTATCTCGACGCCCACAAGATAGACGACCTGCTGCTCTGCGGGACGCTGGCGAACGTCTGCGTCCTCCACACCGCCGGGAGCGCGGGGTTGCGAGACTACCGGCCCGTACTGGTCGAGGACGCCCTCGGTTACATCGAAGAGGACCACAAGGAGTACGCCGTGGACCACTCGGACTTCCTGTTCGGCGAGGTGACGACGAAAGCCGAAATCGAGTTCGAGTCCTGA
- a CDS encoding dihydroorotase, translated as MLTIRNATLADGRQVDVRIDTSAGRIAGVGSTLTESGDSIDATGKLLLPGMIDAHVHFRQPGFDHKETWETGSRSAAAGGVTTVVDQPNTDPPTVDGDAFDRKADLAADSYVDYGINGGVTPDWNPDELFDRPVLALGEVFLADSTGEMGIEEDLFREAVERATDEYRVVTVHAEDADLFSAEARERDGDDYDAWSAYRTAEAEAAAVERAVEIGAEADAQVHIAHTSTPEGVDAATAGGATCEVTPHHLFLSRGDYDELGTFGRMNPPLRSEDRREALFERVADGTVDMVATDHAPHTREEKDASIWDAPSGVPGVETALPLLLEEARKDNLTYERVRDLTAANPADVFGLTRRGTVEQGLMADLVLVDPDESREIRGDDLHSKCDWTPFEGMAGVFPELTMVRGNVVYRSESAEFESIDADGEFGEAVGRNVRK; from the coding sequence ATGCTCACTATTCGGAACGCGACGCTCGCGGACGGCCGACAGGTGGACGTGCGCATCGACACGTCCGCGGGCCGCATCGCGGGCGTCGGGTCGACGCTGACCGAGTCCGGCGACTCCATCGACGCCACCGGGAAACTCCTCCTGCCGGGGATGATAGACGCACACGTCCACTTCCGCCAACCCGGGTTCGACCACAAGGAGACGTGGGAGACGGGGAGCAGGTCGGCCGCGGCGGGCGGCGTGACCACCGTAGTGGACCAACCGAACACCGACCCGCCGACCGTGGACGGCGACGCCTTCGACCGGAAGGCCGACCTCGCGGCCGACTCCTACGTCGATTACGGTATCAACGGCGGCGTGACGCCCGACTGGAACCCCGACGAACTGTTCGACCGGCCGGTGCTGGCGCTCGGCGAGGTGTTCCTCGCGGACTCGACCGGCGAGATGGGCATCGAGGAGGACCTGTTCCGGGAGGCCGTCGAGCGCGCGACCGACGAGTACCGGGTCGTCACGGTCCACGCCGAGGACGCCGACCTGTTCTCGGCGGAGGCCCGCGAGCGCGACGGCGACGACTACGACGCGTGGAGCGCCTACCGGACCGCGGAGGCCGAGGCCGCCGCGGTCGAGCGTGCGGTCGAAATCGGCGCGGAGGCCGACGCACAGGTCCACATCGCCCACACCAGCACGCCAGAGGGCGTGGACGCTGCCACAGCGGGCGGCGCGACCTGCGAGGTCACGCCCCACCACCTCTTCCTCTCTCGCGGGGACTACGACGAGTTGGGCACGTTCGGTCGCATGAACCCGCCGCTCCGGAGCGAGGACCGCCGGGAGGCGCTGTTCGAACGCGTCGCCGACGGCACGGTCGACATGGTCGCCACCGACCACGCGCCTCACACCCGCGAGGAGAAGGACGCGAGCATCTGGGACGCCCCGAGCGGCGTGCCGGGAGTCGAAACCGCCCTGCCGCTCCTGCTCGAAGAGGCCCGGAAGGACAACCTGACCTACGAGCGCGTCCGGGACCTGACCGCGGCCAACCCCGCCGACGTGTTCGGTCTGACCCGGCGAGGGACGGTCGAACAGGGTCTGATGGCCGACCTCGTGCTGGTCGACCCCGACGAGTCCCGCGAGATTCGCGGCGATGACCTCCACTCGAAGTGCGACTGGACGCCGTTCGAGGGGATGGCCGGCGTGTTCCCCGAACTGACGATGGTCCGGGGGAACGTGGTGTATCGGAGCGAGTCGGCCGAGTTCGAGAGCATCGACGCCGACGGCGAGTTCGGCGAGGCGGTCGGACGGAACGTTCGGAAGTAA